Part of the Vicinamibacterales bacterium genome is shown below.
AATCCCAGCAGCGGACGGAAAAATAGAACGTTGTATCGTCAAAAAACACCCAGATTTCAGTGTCTTGGGTCGGCGGCTCGCCTTCGCTTGGTTCTTGCTGAACGAAGCCGCCAATGCTCGGCACGGCAGCGTATATGCCATCGTCGAGCCGCCCGTCGATACGGAGTGATTCGTCGAGCCGCACCGCGCGAAGTGTCACACGCCCCAGTTCATCACGCGCGACCATGGCTGGCGGGATCGGCGGCGGTGGGCCATCGATGTTAACCGTGAGGTTATCCTGTCGGGAATCAGTAGGGACAGGCACAGTCTGGGCCGCGGCATACACCACGCTTGAGAAGGCCAAGCCGAGGTGAAGCATCACAACGAGTGGCGAATTAATACTGTGCATCAATCGTAGTAAAACCGAGGTCACAGTTCGAAAGTGGCCGGAAGGAGCATGTTTGTACTCAGGTTGGCCACTGGCAGTCCCGAAGTACCTCGTGCTCTGTGCAATGCTGAATATCGTTCACAGGGGCCATTCACTGGTCACCAGCCTCCTTCACATACCGGGCAACCTGTTCGTGCGTGGCAAACCAGACACCACCCTTGATTTTCATATGGCGGATCAACCCTTCTAGGGCAGCCACGCGGGAACGGTGGCCCATGATGTGCGGATGCATCGTGAGGACGAACAATCCTCCTTCCTCCCAGGCTACGTCAAACTCGCTCCGAAACACCTTAATCATTAGTTCTGGTACCGGTAAGGAGCCGTTTGTGTTACCCCCAAAATACGGGAAGTCGTCAAGAATCCGCTCAATTGGCAGTTCCACCACGCCGCTCGGCTCACCATCAATCAGGATCTCGTACGCATCGTCACTCGCCATAAGCGAGCTGTCGTAGAGGAAGCCAGCGTCCTTGATCTGCTCCACTGTGTAGTTGCTGAACTGCCATGAGGGTGCACGATATCCAACCGGCCGTTTACCAATTGCTGTTGTGAGTGTATCGATCGCCTGGTCGAGTAGGCGTTGCTCTTCCCCTCGGTCGTCCAGCAACGGTAGGAGTTCATGGATCCAGCCGTGGACCCCAATCTCATGGATGTCATAGCTCAAGATACTCTCGACCATCTGCGGATGTAAAAGGTGGCTAACCGCAGGAATGAAGAAAGAGGCCGGGACGCTCTGTCGCTCCAGCATGCGCAAGAGGCGTGGCAGACCGTCTACCGCGCCGTATTCGCCGCGGGAGATGACCTCAGAATTGAGATTGCCCCGCGAGAGGGTTGCTGAGGCATTGTCGACGTCAAAGCTCAGTGCAACGGCAACCCGATTGTTTCCCGGCCACGATTTGGGTCTTAGGCGTCGCCCGGCACTGACGTGAAACATCTGCGCCCTAATCTCGTTGAGACTCAAACTGATTCCTGGGAGTGGGTGGGGCTCCGACTGCGCAAACACCGGCGAACCGAAGGTGAGAGTGGCGCACACGGTCGTCAAGACGAACAGTATTTTCATAAGAAGCTCCTCGGTCGACCTGACTGTTTAAACGAATCCAAGCAAGGGTCCGACGACGAGCATGATCGCCGTCATCCAGATGACCCAAGCCGCGCTGACCAGTACACCCGGAGTCAGCATCTCGTGCATCCGGTAGTAGCCTCTCGAATAAGTCAAGAGTGCGACTGCATCGAGCGGTAACAGGAACGCGCACGAGGCGGTGAATGCAACAGGGAGAGCATAGAGCGCGGGGTTTACACCGGCGTTGATGGCGAGCAGCGCGATGGGTGGAATAACGACCGCATTGACTACCGGACCAATCGGCAGCGCTAGGTGAATGACCACCGTGAACGCGCTGATGGCGAGGAGCACGAGGATAATGTGCCAGCTGGCGACCCCCCCGAGCGCTAGGCCCACGAGCCAGGTAGCCAAGCCGGTAGTGACCGAGGCGGTGCCGAGCGATGTCACCCCGCCGATCATCAGCATCGTGTCCCAACCGGTCGCGCGCTCGGCCTGTTTCCAAGTCAACAGCCGTATGCCAGGGAAAAACATCACAATGGCGCCGCCTAAGCCAACAGTGAGTACATCGAGAAACTCGATCCAGCTACCCGCGATCCAGAGAACCATCATTATCGATAGCAAGGTGACCGTTTTCCGTTCGGGCGCTGACATCGGCCCAAGTTCCGCTCGCTCACGCTCTATCACGCTCGCGTCACCAATCGTCGGGATCTCAGGTGGGAAGCTCCGTAATATTGCCCAGCATGCAATGGGCACAAGGCCTACGGACATTGGTATCCCGATCGCCATCCACTCGACGAACGAAACAGTAACGTTACCGAATTCCTCGATGAAGTGGAGGCCGAGGATATTTACTGAGCTACCAGCAGGGGTAGTCACGCCCCCGATGAGTGAACCGATTGGTATGCCGACCATGATCGCCTTGCCAATCGCTGACTTACCAGGTTCGAGGTTCAACCGCGACATAACACCGAGACCAATACTCATGAAAATGGCGCATGCGGGCACGTCGGAGATGACCATCGAGGTCGCCGCCGTTCCAACGATGAGTGCGGTGACCACCCGCCGACTGTCAGTGCCTGCACGTGCGAGCAACCAATACGCAAACCGTCGGTCAAGGCCAGCGTTGGTTACTGCTGCCGCAATGCAGAACATCGCTAGCACGAAAAAGAAAACCGGGCTCACGAACGCATTGAACGCTGCATCGAGCTCGGCGACACGCAAAAGTGGCTGCAGAACGATGACGAGCAGTGCCGTAACGGCGATCGGAAGTGCCTCCGTCGCCCATAGAATGATGGCTGCTAGAAAGATGGCACCAAGCCGCTGGGCTTCAGGCGGTAGATTAGCGGGACTCGGCAGTAGTAACACGAGGACCGCTGCGGTGATTGCGCCAGCGATCCCGATGATGGTCTTGCGACCGTCTGCAATGACTTCGACCGATCCGTTCGGTGTGTTGCCGAGGCTTGATTCGGACATAGTGGCTGAAAGATCGACGACTGGGGACCCACGCGCCTTCGGCTTAGAACTTCAGTTTGTAGACCTCGGTGGCGGTGTCTTCAAAAATCCGCTGCCGATCGGACTCACTCAGCCAGTCAATCGCGTCGATCTTCGACTTAACATCGTCAATCCACTCACCTGTTTTCGGATCTTTAGCCGTGCCGATTCCAGGTTTCTCTGAGCCAAACATGCACCGGTCTGGTCCGACCCATTTGAAGAGCAGATCGAGTGACTCTTGCGTGTACAGGCACGTGTCGAAATAGAGTTTCCGAAGCTCATCTTCAAAGGCGACGCTCTTGCGTCTCGACCACATAGCGCGGTATCGGCCGATCTGATAGGGGATGGCACCACCTCCGTGCGAGACGATCAGCCTCAGTTTGGGAAAATCATCAAATACGGTCGAACTGAGCAGCGAGACAATCGCGATGCTCTCTTCGTTGATGAAGTGTAGCGAGTACGGTTCACGCGGACTCCGACAACCGGCAGAATGTACGAGTGCCGGCACATCCAACTCGACCAGCTTGGCATAGAGTGGATACCAATATTCATCACCGAGACCCGGAGGGGTCGGTCCCTGCCCTTCGTTCGGGTCGGGGTTGATCAAGCAACCGACAAAACCCAATTCTTTGATGCAACGCTCCAACTCGTTCAGTGAGTTCTCCACACTCACACCCATGTTCTGCGGTAATCCAGCGACGCCACGAAAAGTGTCAGGCAGGAGTTCGCACTGTCGGTGGATGATGTTGTTGGTTTCTTCGATGTACCACCGGACGAGTTTTTCGGGTTTCTCGCTGTGCATCATCGTGTACGGCCGCGGTGAGACAAGTTGCATGTCGGTGCCGACCTGCTTCAGCTGTTCAAGATGAGACACGGTCCGAAAAGTTGGCGTATTTAGCGCCGCGAGAATCTGCTCATCAGAGATGCTGATTCTGCCACGTCCGTGCGCACCGCGATGGGCGAGTAGACCAGCCTTGTACGCATAGAGTTCCTGCGGTGCGGTGACATGCGCGTGTGTATCGATAACTCTCATAACTCGACTCCGAATCATTGGCTGTAGTGGAACTGTAGGGGAAGTCTGGGGGGCCAGCCTGGTCCCAGCGGATAATTTATGTGAAAAATTATCCCTGTCAAGAGAGAATGATCCGTTTGCTGCTAGGCGCGGGTCGCTTGGCGCCTGATTTAGGAGGAGAAAGGTCGTTTATGCTGTCTGACGCTGCTGTGGCACGTCTTCGCTCTTTGGACACCTGTGCAGTCTCTGATGCGCTGGACCAACTGGGTCTTCCGGGTACAGTTATTGGAATCCACCGGGTTTCCGCGGAGCGCCGGATCGTGGGCCGCGTCATACCGGTTAAGCTCGGCCCGGCTGGTGAAGGTGTGGCGAGTCGCCATTTGTGCAGTGCCGCCATTGAGGCCGGCACCTCCAATGATGTGATTGTTGTTGAGCATCACAGCCGCCAGGACGCTGCCGGCTGGGGTGGCTTGCTGTCAGCGGCCGCTAGTCTTCGCGGTATCTCGGGGACCATCGTGGATGGTGCGGTTCGTGACGTTGACGACAGTCGGGATCTTGATTACCCGGTATTTGCGCGCACGGTGGTTCCGCTCACGGCGCGTGGACGTGTGACCGAGCATGCATGGAACGAGCCGATCGTGGTTGGCGGTGTTGATGTGAAGTCTGGCGATCTCGTAATTGCCGACGGAAGCGGAGTGGTATTCGTCGACGCCGCCCGAAGTACGGAGGTTTTAGAGATCGCCGAGTCGATCGCCGCGCGCGAAGCAAGGTTAACAACTGCAGTGCGAACCGGTACGCCGGTCAGTCGTGTCATGGATGGTAACTACGAGTCCATGTTAGATCAGCGACGGTCGAGCGAATGAAGGTGGGGGTATGGAGTCTGTGCTATCGGAACTAAAGAAGCTTTCAGCAACGACGGTAAGTGATGCGCTCGACCGTCTCGGCATCGCTGGCCAGTGCCTGGGAATCAAGCCCCTTGCGCCAGAGTTTCGGCTGTGCGGCCGCGCGTTCACAATGCGAACCGTGCCTGTCGCTGGCGAACCCGGCTCGGTCGGCGACTACATCGATGACGTGCCCGAAGGAGAAGTGGTAGTTATCGATAACGCCGGACGTCCAGACATGACAGTTTGGGGCGACATTCTGACGTTCGTTGCGCATCGACGCCGAGTCGGTGGAAGCGTCATTGATGGACATTGCCGCGATATCTCGCTAAGTCTTGAACTGCAGTACCCAATATTTAGCCGAGGCTGGTCAATGCGTACTGGCAAGGATCGCGTGCAGCTGGATGCGATGGACGTACCGGTCCTGATTGGTGGCACAGAAGTGTCTCCTGGCGATTTGCTTCTCGGTGATGCCGATGGTGTAGTCGCAGTGCCGCGGTCGCGGGAGGTTGAGGTCGTGGCTCTAGCGAAGGAGATTGAAGAAGCCGAGGACCGGATTCGTACAGCGGTTGAGAGCGGCATGCGTCTTGACGAAGCTCGGAAACAATTCAAGTATTTCGAGCTCCAGCGGCGAGAGGCCAAGTAGTTGTGAACGTTCGTGAAGAACAATTCGACGGTGCCTTAGTCGCGGAAGCGGCGGTTTTCTCTTCGGCGACACTCCATGAAGCTGCAGGACAAACCGGTGCGCTCCCGCACGCAATCAAGCCTCTGATGGACTCGATGCGAGTGTGTGGTCCCGCGCTCACCGTGCAGGGCGCACCGGGAGACAACCTCTGGTTGCACCGGGCGATCGCCCAGGCCCGGTTGGGTGAGGTCCTGGTGGTGGCCGTCGGCGGAGCTCACGAGTTTGGGTACTGGGGTGGAATTATGACAACGGCTTCGGTCGCTCGTGGGCTCGGGGGCTTGGTCATCGAAGGCTGTGTGCGGGATGGTGACGAGCTTGCCACATCGGGCTTTCCAGTTTTTTCGTGCGGCCGGGCAATCCGCGGTACGACCAAAGTGGTTGATGCCGCTGGACATGTGGGGCAGCCAATCGTGATAGGCGATATTACAGTCGCCTCGGGAGACCTAGTTGTCGGGGACGCCGACGGCGTGGTCGTTCTCGCCCGCGACTCAGTGCAGAAAGTTCTTGCTGCGGCGCGTGCGAGGGAGAAAAAGGAGGCTTCGATCGCAGGCGCCCTTCGACAAGGGCGTACGACATTAGAAGTCTATGGCTGGGAGTAACAAGTTCTCACCAGGCCAATGAAAAAACTATGCAGAAAATAGACATTTTCAATCACATCTTTCCCGAACCGTTTAATAAGCTGATGATGCAAGTCGCTGGTGATTTCAAGGACATCGGGCAACGGGTCCGGGGCATTCCGATGCTGGTGGACCTCGATGAGCGATTTCGTGTAATGGATCAGTTCGGTCCCGACTACCGACAAATTCTGTCACTTGCCTCACCGCCACTTGAAGTCCTGGGTGGTCCGGAGGTCTCGACCCAACTGGCTCAGGCTGCCAACGACGGGATGGCTGAACTGGTGCAGCGACACCCCGATCGGTTTCCCGGCTTCGTCGCTTCGCTTCCGATGAATGCGTCCGAGGGGATCGTCACTGAAGCCCACCGCGCCGTTAATGACCTCGGTGCGTGCGGGGTTCAGGTGTTCACGAATATTAATGGACAACCATTGACCGCGCCTGAGTTCAGGCCACTCTTCGGGGCGATGGCCGAGCATGACCTGCCGATCTGGATGCATCCAGCGCGCGGGGCCAGTTTCACCGACTATCTGACCGAGACCAGTTCAAAATACGAGATTTGGTGGACCTTCGGTTGGCCGTATGAGACAAGCGCTACGATGGCACGGATCGTCTTTGAAGGATTACTCAACGACTATCCGTCATTGAAAATCATTACGCATCACATGGGCGGTATGGTGCCGTATTTCGAAGGTCGCGTCGGACCCGGTTGGGACCAACTCGGTAGTCGAACCTCGGACGAGAATTTGGGCGCTGTGCTTAAGCGACTGGAGACGCGGCCGATCGACTTATTCCGCATGTTTTATGCTGATACGGCAGTCTTCGGCTCCCGCGCGGCGACAATCTGTGGCATCAGCTTCTTTGGTGCCGACCATGTCGTCTTTGCATCCGACTCGCCGTTCGACCCCGAGAAGGGGCCGATGTATATCAGAGAGACGATCAAGATCATCGACGAACTCGAATTGAGCGAAACCGATCGCGATAAGATCTATCGCGCGAACGCCGTCAGGCTGCTGAAGCTGAAGGACCGTTGACACCAAGCTGAAGGAATGAGATTCATGCTGCGTCACAGATCGCTTCTCGTCGCTTTCGTGCTGGTCAGCGCCTGCGCGCCACCACCCGACCACGATCTCATTCTTCGTAACGGCACAATCGTTGAC
Proteins encoded:
- a CDS encoding amidohydrolase family protein; amino-acid sequence: MQKIDIFNHIFPEPFNKLMMQVAGDFKDIGQRVRGIPMLVDLDERFRVMDQFGPDYRQILSLASPPLEVLGGPEVSTQLAQAANDGMAELVQRHPDRFPGFVASLPMNASEGIVTEAHRAVNDLGACGVQVFTNINGQPLTAPEFRPLFGAMAEHDLPIWMHPARGASFTDYLTETSSKYEIWWTFGWPYETSATMARIVFEGLLNDYPSLKIITHHMGGMVPYFEGRVGPGWDQLGSRTSDENLGAVLKRLETRPIDLFRMFYADTAVFGSRAATICGISFFGADHVVFASDSPFDPEKGPMYIRETIKIIDELELSETDRDKIYRANAVRLLKLKDR
- a CDS encoding RraA family protein gives rise to the protein MNVREEQFDGALVAEAAVFSSATLHEAAGQTGALPHAIKPLMDSMRVCGPALTVQGAPGDNLWLHRAIAQARLGEVLVVAVGGAHEFGYWGGIMTTASVARGLGGLVIEGCVRDGDELATSGFPVFSCGRAIRGTTKVVDAAGHVGQPIVIGDITVASGDLVVGDADGVVVLARDSVQKVLAAARAREKKEASIAGALRQGRTTLEVYGWE
- a CDS encoding RraA family protein is translated as MESVLSELKKLSATTVSDALDRLGIAGQCLGIKPLAPEFRLCGRAFTMRTVPVAGEPGSVGDYIDDVPEGEVVVIDNAGRPDMTVWGDILTFVAHRRRVGGSVIDGHCRDISLSLELQYPIFSRGWSMRTGKDRVQLDAMDVPVLIGGTEVSPGDLLLGDADGVVAVPRSREVEVVALAKEIEEAEDRIRTAVESGMRLDEARKQFKYFELQRREAK
- a CDS encoding DASS family sodium-coupled anion symporter encodes the protein MSESSLGNTPNGSVEVIADGRKTIIGIAGAITAAVLVLLLPSPANLPPEAQRLGAIFLAAIILWATEALPIAVTALLVIVLQPLLRVAELDAAFNAFVSPVFFFVLAMFCIAAAVTNAGLDRRFAYWLLARAGTDSRRVVTALIVGTAATSMVISDVPACAIFMSIGLGVMSRLNLEPGKSAIGKAIMVGIPIGSLIGGVTTPAGSSVNILGLHFIEEFGNVTVSFVEWMAIGIPMSVGLVPIACWAILRSFPPEIPTIGDASVIERERAELGPMSAPERKTVTLLSIMMVLWIAGSWIEFLDVLTVGLGGAIVMFFPGIRLLTWKQAERATGWDTMLMIGGVTSLGTASVTTGLATWLVGLALGGVASWHIILVLLAISAFTVVIHLALPIGPVVNAVVIPPIALLAINAGVNPALYALPVAFTASCAFLLPLDAVALLTYSRGYYRMHEMLTPGVLVSAAWVIWMTAIMLVVGPLLGFV
- a CDS encoding polysaccharide deacetylase, which encodes MKILFVLTTVCATLTFGSPVFAQSEPHPLPGISLSLNEIRAQMFHVSAGRRLRPKSWPGNNRVAVALSFDVDNASATLSRGNLNSEVISRGEYGAVDGLPRLLRMLERQSVPASFFIPAVSHLLHPQMVESILSYDIHEIGVHGWIHELLPLLDDRGEEQRLLDQAIDTLTTAIGKRPVGYRAPSWQFSNYTVEQIKDAGFLYDSSLMASDDAYEILIDGEPSGVVELPIERILDDFPYFGGNTNGSLPVPELMIKVFRSEFDVAWEEGGLFVLTMHPHIMGHRSRVAALEGLIRHMKIKGGVWFATHEQVARYVKEAGDQ
- a CDS encoding amidohydrolase family protein — protein: MRVIDTHAHVTAPQELYAYKAGLLAHRGAHGRGRISISDEQILAALNTPTFRTVSHLEQLKQVGTDMQLVSPRPYTMMHSEKPEKLVRWYIEETNNIIHRQCELLPDTFRGVAGLPQNMGVSVENSLNELERCIKELGFVGCLINPDPNEGQGPTPPGLGDEYWYPLYAKLVELDVPALVHSAGCRSPREPYSLHFINEESIAIVSLLSSTVFDDFPKLRLIVSHGGGAIPYQIGRYRAMWSRRKSVAFEDELRKLYFDTCLYTQESLDLLFKWVGPDRCMFGSEKPGIGTAKDPKTGEWIDDVKSKIDAIDWLSESDRQRIFEDTATEVYKLKF